In the genome of Pelodiscus sinensis isolate JC-2024 chromosome 3, ASM4963464v1, whole genome shotgun sequence, one region contains:
- the CALHM6 gene encoding calcium homeostasis modulator protein 6: MEKFRTVLDFCLSHQKVIGYSAVSLLTAASERLFSVVVFQCPCNSWNMYYGSVFLLVPALILFLLGCLLNVRTWRVFTGCCAPGRCCHFIHMRRCCRYSKVLWLVTVSTSVAPLTWIAVALLGASFYECAASGSSLIQKHLCKGKGTQCHEQVARMPCGGTLSHEVKEFLSFRAQSQVLGWILIACIMALVLVVTCINRCRSPVSFLQLKFWKIYLAKEKELFESKAKEHATKLAERNLKCFFEFTDPEQFQTPSNKDWQQISSLYAFNTKRQYYSMIHKYVCANRGASIKSTEGDMFSPALGFVDGTDIDETGTI; encoded by the exons ATGGAGAAGTTTCGCACCGTGTTGGATTTCTGCCTCAGTCACCAGAAGGTGATTGGTTACAGCGCTGTGTCCCTACTGACTGCTGCAAGCGAGCGTCTCTTCTCAGTCGTGGTGTTTCAATGCCCCTGCAACTCCTGGAACATGTATTACGGCTCTGTCTTCCTGCTGGTGCCAGCCCTGATCCTCTTCCTTCTTGGATGCCTGCTGAACGTCAGGACCTGGCGGGTGTTCACTGGCTGCTGCGCCCCCGGCAGGTGCTGCCACTTCATCCACATGAGGCGCTGCTGCCGTTACAGTAAGGTGCTGTGGCTGGTGACGGTGAGCACTTCTGTGGCCCCACTCACGTGGATCGCTGTGGCCCTGCTTGGTGCCAGCTTCTATGAGTGTGCAGCAAGTGGGAGCAGCCTGATACAGAAGCACCTATGCAAAGGCAAAGGGACCCAGTGCCATGAGCAGGTGGCTAGAATGCCCTGTGGCGGGACTCTCTCCCATGAGGTAAAGGAATTTCTGAGTTTTCGGGCTCAGTCTCAG GTGCTAGGATGGATTCTGATAGCCTGCATCATGGCTTTAGTACTGGTTGTCACATGCATCAACCGCTGTCGTTCTCCAGTCAGTTTTCTTCAGCTCAAATTCTGGAAAATCTATTTGGCAAAGGAAAAGGAGCTTTTTGAGAGCAAGGCCAAAGAGCATGCAACCAAGCTGGCAGAAAGGAACCTAAAGTGCTTCTTTGAATTCACTGATCCAGAACAATTTCAGACTCCCAGTAACAAAGACTGGCAGCAAATCTCATCCTTGTATGCTTTTAATACGAAAAGACAGTATTACAGCATGATACACAAATATGTTTGTGCCAATAGAGGCGCCAGCATCAAATCAACCGAAGGGGATATGTTTTCTCCTGCACTAGGATTTGTAGATGGCACTGATATTGATGAAACAGGTACAATATAA